In Thunnus thynnus chromosome 20, fThuThy2.1, whole genome shotgun sequence, a single window of DNA contains:
- the kctd5b gene encoding BTB/POZ domain-containing protein KCTD5 isoform X2 → MAENSSETSGSVHRRCFTHSPAERNTSSGVGASKWIRLNVGGTYFLTTRQTLCRDPKSFLYRLSQADPELDSDKDETGAYLIDRDPTYFGPVLNYLRHGKLVLNRDLAEEGVLEEAEFYNITSLIKLIKDKIRERDCKTSQVPVKHVYRVLQCQEEELTQMVSTMSDGWKFEQLVSIGSSYNYGNEDQAEFLCVVSKELHNQSYGTNSEPSEKAKILQERGSRM, encoded by the exons ATGGCAGAGAACAGCTCCGAGACGAGCGGCTCCGTTCACCGGAGATGTTTCACCCATTCTCCGGCGGAGAGAAACACTTCATCCGGTGTCGGTGCATCGAAATGGATCCGACTAAACGTCGGGGGGACGTATTTTCTAACAACGAGACAGACGCTGTGTCGAGATCCAAAATCATTTCTGTACAGACTGAGCCAAGCTGACCCCGAGCTCGACTCCGACAAG GATGAAACTGGTGCCTATCTCATAGACAGAGACCCCACATACTTTGGGCCAGTGCTTAACTACTTGAGGCATGGCAAACTGGTGCTCAACAGGGATTTGGCAGAGGAAG GTGTGCTAGAAGAAGCCGAATTctacaacatcacatcattaATAAAACTCATCAAGGACAAGATCAGGGAACGGGACTGCAAAACATCGCAG GTTCCGGTGAAGCATGTTTACCGGGTGCTGCAGTGCCAGGAAGAGGAGCTGACACAGATGGTGTCAACCATGTCCGACGGCTGGAAGTTTGAACAG TTGGTCAGCATAGGCTCCTCTTACAACTACGGAAACGAAGACCAAGCCGAGTTCCTGTGTGTGGTCTCCAAGGAGCTGCACAATCAATCATACGGGACAAACAGTGAGCCCAGTGAGAAGGCTaag
- the kctd5b gene encoding BTB/POZ domain-containing protein KCTD5 isoform X1, which translates to MAENSSETSGSVHRRCFTHSPAERNTSSGVGASKWIRLNVGGTYFLTTRQTLCRDPKSFLYRLSQADPELDSDKDETGAYLIDRDPTYFGPVLNYLRHGKLVLNRDLAEEGVLEEAEFYNITSLIKLIKDKIRERDCKTSQVPVKHVYRVLQCQEEELTQMVSTMSDGWKFEQLVSIGYGRAHQSEFLLIVSREVKGEESALPNNSGELVSIGSSYNYGNEDQAEFLCVVSKELHNQSYGTNSEPSEKAKILQERGSRM; encoded by the exons ATGGCAGAGAACAGCTCCGAGACGAGCGGCTCCGTTCACCGGAGATGTTTCACCCATTCTCCGGCGGAGAGAAACACTTCATCCGGTGTCGGTGCATCGAAATGGATCCGACTAAACGTCGGGGGGACGTATTTTCTAACAACGAGACAGACGCTGTGTCGAGATCCAAAATCATTTCTGTACAGACTGAGCCAAGCTGACCCCGAGCTCGACTCCGACAAG GATGAAACTGGTGCCTATCTCATAGACAGAGACCCCACATACTTTGGGCCAGTGCTTAACTACTTGAGGCATGGCAAACTGGTGCTCAACAGGGATTTGGCAGAGGAAG GTGTGCTAGAAGAAGCCGAATTctacaacatcacatcattaATAAAACTCATCAAGGACAAGATCAGGGAACGGGACTGCAAAACATCGCAG GTTCCGGTGAAGCATGTTTACCGGGTGCTGCAGTGCCAGGAAGAGGAGCTGACACAGATGGTGTCAACCATGTCCGACGGCTGGAAGTTTGAACAG CTTGTCAGTATAGGTTACGGGCGGGCCCACCAGTCAGAGTTTCTGCTGATTGTGTCAAGGGAGGTGAAGGGAGAGGAGTCTGCTTTGCCAAACAACAGCGGAGAG TTGGTCAGCATAGGCTCCTCTTACAACTACGGAAACGAAGACCAAGCCGAGTTCCTGTGTGTGGTCTCCAAGGAGCTGCACAATCAATCATACGGGACAAACAGTGAGCCCAGTGAGAAGGCTaag